Proteins encoded by one window of Shewanella avicenniae:
- a CDS encoding DNA-3-methyladenine glycosylase I, translated as MMKLEAFDDIYARACERKGGEAHLESLLPQSLSSDEIMQYSDAELLSAMSMQVFQSGFVWKVVEAKWPAYQKAFFDFEPSKVMLLSPEQLQQRAEDPQLIRHLAKTQAIYDNALMIRDIMQDHGSLARYIALWPTEEITGLWQALKRQGSRLGGNTGPYFLRRIGKDTFLLTEDIKGYLLVHKLVDAGFSSKTGLAQVQAAFNHWQQSSGRSMAEISRIIACSVGDNRL; from the coding sequence ATGATGAAACTGGAAGCGTTTGATGACATATATGCCCGCGCCTGTGAACGTAAGGGCGGTGAAGCGCATTTAGAAAGTTTGCTGCCGCAAAGCTTGAGCAGTGATGAGATTATGCAGTACAGCGACGCTGAGTTGTTGTCGGCGATGAGTATGCAGGTGTTTCAAAGCGGCTTTGTGTGGAAGGTGGTGGAAGCCAAATGGCCAGCCTACCAAAAAGCATTTTTTGATTTCGAGCCGAGCAAGGTGATGCTGCTGTCGCCGGAGCAACTGCAACAGCGTGCCGAAGATCCGCAGTTAATCCGCCATTTAGCCAAGACGCAAGCGATCTACGATAACGCGCTGATGATCCGCGACATTATGCAGGACCATGGCAGTTTAGCACGCTACATTGCACTGTGGCCGACCGAAGAGATCACCGGACTGTGGCAAGCGTTGAAGCGCCAAGGCAGCCGACTCGGTGGTAATACAGGGCCTTACTTTCTACGGCGTATCGGCAAAGATACCTTTTTGCTGACAGAAGATATCAAAGGCTATCTGTTGGTGCATAAGCTGGTGGATGCTGGCTTTAGCTCAAAAACTGGCTTGGCACAGGTGCAAGCGGCATTTAACCATTGGCAGCAAAGCAGTGGCCGCAGCATGGCAGAAATCTCGCGCATTATCGCCTGTAGTGTAGGTGATAACCGCTTGTAG
- a CDS encoding LysR family transcriptional regulator, with protein MDATHLYRMLVFANVVEQGSLTGAAQQLDISRSMVSQHLKNLETTLEQQLLERTTRSLALTQAGRDFYYHCAELTQMAKQAQQAVMPADDQLYGNIRLALPEAWATAKFMPLIGAFHRQYPKLQLTLTLEQHNGAAQDLQPDVRIIIAENPVAEAALPLGQVQPVLVASAEYLAAHGKPLHPDSLPQFHWLAANASQLPSSWQLTDSTGQQYRLRLTPFASCNSVVALKSLTEQGLGIACLPDYLCTEELATGRLVAVLPSYHLAARQLYAMHRFGENTPQRIGVLLKFLQENFAQ; from the coding sequence ATGGACGCCACACATCTGTACCGCATGCTGGTATTTGCTAACGTTGTTGAACAAGGGTCGCTGACGGGAGCGGCACAACAATTGGACATTAGTCGCTCCATGGTGAGCCAGCATCTGAAAAATCTCGAAACCACGCTAGAGCAACAGCTGCTTGAGCGTACGACCCGAAGCTTAGCGCTCACCCAAGCAGGCCGAGATTTTTATTATCACTGTGCTGAACTGACCCAAATGGCCAAACAAGCACAGCAGGCAGTAATGCCAGCAGATGATCAGCTGTACGGCAATATCCGGTTAGCCTTGCCAGAGGCATGGGCGACAGCGAAATTTATGCCGCTGATTGGCGCATTTCATCGCCAATATCCCAAGTTGCAGCTCACGCTAACCTTAGAGCAGCACAATGGCGCCGCCCAAGATTTGCAGCCGGATGTGCGCATCATCATCGCTGAAAATCCAGTGGCGGAAGCGGCACTGCCATTAGGTCAGGTTCAGCCGGTGTTAGTGGCCAGTGCCGAATATCTTGCCGCCCATGGTAAACCGCTGCATCCCGATAGTTTGCCGCAGTTTCATTGGTTAGCGGCCAACGCCAGTCAATTGCCGAGCAGCTGGCAATTGACCGATAGCACAGGCCAACAATATCGTTTGAGACTAACCCCGTTTGCCAGTTGCAACAGTGTGGTAGCGCTCAAAAGCTTAACTGAACAGGGATTGGGCATCGCCTGTTTACCCGATTACCTATGCACCGAGGAGCTTGCAACAGGCCGCTTAGTGGCGGTATTACCCAGTTATCATCTAGCCGCAAGACAGCTTTACGCAATGCATAGATTTGGCGAAAACACGCCTCAACGCATTGGCGTATTACTGAAGTTTTTGCAGGAGAATTTTGCCCAATAA
- a CDS encoding GGDEF domain-containing protein: MPATLFEKLTVTLKSIFDKLHRDTAMPQQPADFNSWYLHAKLPQIRYIALVTTMLYLIYSVAEYHVLPDYHVKRFLLHGMLVPATMASVGILTHFPRHHRAMLWLLVLAPIAANSVNIYLNFDAGLFSYFSPEIYLSIMWTFAISGLRLRHALVSAACSCLVISIPMFTSQLPAAFVQLHLMWLFSAFSFGFVSALVLEKVHYNLYQKQMELALLASRDPLTQLWNRQKMATLFTQEKQAANVHQAMSLIMIDIDHFKSVNDEFGHEAGDIVLQHFARLLENNVRKQDHVGRFGGEEFVIILPNTSGGEALTVAHKLQQAINQYDFPTVGRKTASMGVTEAVHRHEPLATMMHRADCTLYQAKEQGRNRVLFADIGVSPA; the protein is encoded by the coding sequence ATGCCAGCCACTCTATTTGAGAAGCTAACGGTGACCCTAAAAAGCATATTCGACAAACTGCACCGAGATACCGCTATGCCGCAGCAGCCTGCGGATTTTAACAGCTGGTATCTGCACGCCAAGCTGCCGCAAATCCGCTACATCGCGCTGGTCACCACTATGCTGTATCTGATTTACAGCGTCGCTGAATACCATGTCCTGCCCGATTACCACGTCAAACGCTTTTTACTGCATGGCATGCTGGTGCCCGCCACTATGGCCAGCGTAGGCATTTTAACTCATTTTCCGCGCCATCATCGTGCCATGTTGTGGTTGCTAGTGCTGGCGCCGATTGCGGCGAACAGTGTCAATATTTACCTTAACTTCGATGCTGGCTTATTCAGTTATTTCTCGCCAGAAATCTATCTCAGCATCATGTGGACCTTTGCCATTTCAGGGTTACGCTTGCGCCATGCGCTGGTCTCTGCCGCCTGTAGTTGCTTGGTGATTTCGATTCCAATGTTCACCTCTCAACTGCCCGCAGCGTTTGTGCAGTTGCATTTAATGTGGCTGTTTTCCGCCTTCAGTTTTGGCTTTGTGAGCGCGTTAGTGCTGGAGAAGGTGCATTACAACCTCTACCAAAAGCAGATGGAATTAGCGTTATTGGCAAGCCGCGATCCACTGACTCAACTGTGGAATCGGCAAAAAATGGCGACGCTGTTTACCCAAGAAAAACAAGCCGCAAATGTTCACCAAGCGATGTCATTGATCATGATTGATATCGACCACTTTAAGTCGGTGAACGATGAATTTGGCCATGAAGCAGGTGATATTGTGTTACAGCATTTCGCCCGTCTGTTAGAAAATAACGTGCGTAAACAAGATCATGTTGGCCGTTTTGGCGGTGAAGAGTTTGTCATCATTTTACCCAACACCAGCGGCGGCGAAGCCTTAACCGTGGCGCATAAGCTGCAGCAAGCGATTAATCAGTACGACTTTCCCACCGTTGGCCGTAAAACGGCCAGCATGGGCGTGACCGAAGCGGTACATCGTCACGAACCACTGGCCACCATGATGCATCGAGCAGACTGCACGCTTTATCAAGCCAAAGAGCAAGGTCGCAACCGCGTGCTGTTCGCCGATATTGGGGTATCGCCGGCCTAA
- the gorA gene encoding glutathione-disulfide reductase translates to MAQHFDYICLGAGSGGIASANRAAMRGAKVLLIEAKQLGGTCVNVGCVPKKVMWYGAHIAEAMKLYAADYGFDVSINKFDWQTLVNSREAYIERIHGSYERGLSNNKVTVVNGYGRFVANNTIEVNGEQYSADHILIATGGAPTIPNIPGAEYGIDSDGFFALNEQPKRVAVLGAGYIAVEIAGVLHALGSETHLFVRKHAPLRNFDPMLYETLVEAMAADGPTLHTNSVPKSVIKNADGSLTLTLENDQQYDVDCLIWAIGRQPSTDNIGLENTAVERDERGYIITDAQQNTTAAGVYCVGDIMAGGVELTPVAVKAGRLLSERLFNGMSNAKMDYQNIPTVVFSHPPIGTMGLSEPEAKARFGEDKVKVYTSSFTAMYTAVTSHRQPCKMKLVCVGEEEKVVGIHGIGFGMDEILQGFGVAIKMGATKADFDSVVAIHPTGAEEFVTMR, encoded by the coding sequence ATGGCACAGCATTTTGACTATATCTGCCTTGGCGCAGGAAGTGGTGGTATCGCTTCCGCCAACCGCGCAGCTATGCGCGGCGCAAAGGTACTTTTGATAGAAGCCAAGCAACTCGGTGGCACTTGTGTCAACGTGGGTTGCGTGCCGAAAAAAGTGATGTGGTATGGCGCTCATATTGCGGAGGCGATGAAACTTTATGCCGCCGATTATGGGTTTGATGTCAGCATCAATAAGTTTGATTGGCAAACCTTAGTCAACAGCCGCGAAGCCTACATTGAGCGCATTCATGGCTCTTATGAACGCGGTCTGAGCAACAACAAAGTCACTGTGGTCAACGGCTATGGTCGTTTCGTCGCGAATAACACCATTGAAGTGAATGGCGAGCAATACAGCGCCGACCATATTCTGATCGCCACCGGCGGTGCGCCGACCATCCCCAATATTCCGGGAGCCGAATACGGTATCGACTCTGATGGCTTTTTTGCCCTCAACGAGCAACCGAAACGCGTGGCTGTTTTAGGCGCTGGGTATATCGCGGTCGAAATCGCCGGCGTGTTGCATGCACTCGGCAGCGAAACCCACCTGTTTGTACGCAAACATGCGCCTCTGCGTAACTTTGATCCTATGTTGTACGAAACTTTGGTTGAAGCAATGGCTGCCGATGGCCCAACACTACACACCAACAGCGTACCTAAATCGGTCATCAAAAATGCAGATGGCAGCCTGACGCTGACACTCGAAAATGATCAGCAATATGATGTGGATTGCCTGATTTGGGCGATTGGCCGTCAGCCATCAACTGACAACATTGGCCTTGAAAATACCGCGGTAGAACGTGACGAACGCGGCTACATCATCACCGATGCGCAGCAAAATACCACCGCCGCAGGCGTATATTGCGTGGGTGATATTATGGCAGGTGGCGTTGAGCTTACCCCAGTGGCAGTCAAGGCTGGGCGTCTACTGTCTGAACGTCTATTCAACGGCATGAGCAACGCCAAAATGGATTATCAGAACATTCCAACGGTGGTCTTTAGCCATCCCCCCATCGGCACCATGGGCTTATCTGAGCCAGAAGCCAAAGCCCGCTTCGGTGAAGACAAAGTCAAAGTCTACACCTCAAGCTTTACTGCAATGTACACCGCGGTGACCTCCCATCGCCAACCTTGCAAAATGAAGTTGGTCTGCGTAGGTGAAGAGGAAAAAGTGGTCGGGATTCATGGCATCGGCTTTGGCATGGATGAAATCCTGCAAGGCTTTGGCGTGGCCATCAAGATGGGCGCAACCAAAGCCGATTTCGACTCAGTGGTCGCGATTCATCCGACTGGCGCTGAAGAATTCGTTACTATGAGATAA
- a CDS encoding glutathione S-transferase family protein, with translation MELFYNPLSRSSQKVLIALYEKQANFFPRIIHLHDPLERRSFADCYPLCSLPLLVTKDGLEIPDSSSIIEYVEQKIPAGTQLCPPEPARNLRNRMLDRLIDNQLYRTLYEMEKHLHLPEHLQQPLIIRQQQKQLKIVLNELEKHLRQQHWLCGNGFTMADCALIPALYSLPKEIRLMEFFELNRYRQQAELRGSWSLVKEEIEQVQSELHSGIQPQS, from the coding sequence ATGGAGCTTTTTTACAATCCGCTGTCACGATCCAGTCAAAAGGTACTGATTGCGTTATATGAAAAGCAGGCTAATTTTTTCCCACGCATTATTCATCTTCACGACCCGCTGGAGCGGCGCAGCTTTGCCGACTGTTACCCATTATGCTCACTGCCGTTGTTGGTAACCAAAGATGGCCTCGAAATTCCTGATTCCAGCAGCATTATTGAGTATGTTGAACAGAAGATCCCCGCAGGTACTCAGCTATGTCCTCCAGAGCCTGCGCGCAATCTGCGTAATCGCATGCTCGACCGGCTGATTGATAATCAGCTCTACCGCACCCTGTACGAAATGGAAAAACATCTGCACTTGCCTGAACATCTGCAGCAACCTCTGATTATCAGACAACAGCAAAAGCAGCTCAAAATCGTGCTCAACGAGTTAGAAAAACACCTCAGGCAACAGCATTGGTTGTGTGGCAATGGCTTTACCATGGCCGATTGCGCGCTGATCCCAGCGCTTTATAGCTTGCCGAAGGAAATCCGCCTGATGGAGTTTTTTGAGTTGAACCGTTACCGCCAGCAAGCGGAACTCAGAGGCTCATGGAGCTTGGTAAAAGAGGAAATCGAACAAGTGCAATCAGAGTTACACAGCGGTATTCAGCCGCAATCTTAA
- the prlC gene encoding oligopeptidase A, which translates to MTNPLLSTHELPPFSQLKAEHIQPAVEHAIANCRSKIDEVLACGGPYSWDNLVAPLEQVDDELSQIWSPVSHMNSVVSNDSWRAAHDACLPLLSEYGTYVGQHQGLYQAYKSLHESDSFASLSKPQQTVIEHALRDFELSGIGLEDSQKLRYGEIVKRLSELTSKFANQVLDATHAWHKLVTDEAELKGLPESAVATAKAMAEAKEKEGWLFTLDIPSYLPVMMYSDNRALREELYRAYCTRASEQGPNAGEFDNSPVIDEILALRHELAQLLGFDTYADKSLATKMAETPAQVIAFLNELALRSKPQAKAELAELKAFAKQHYDVDELAAWDISFYAEKLKQHTYEISQEELRPYFPEDRVLNGLFYTVKRLFGMRVEEQQTFDAWHKDVRFFHIIDEAGTHRGSFFLDLYAREGKRGGAWMDVCRSRRQTANGLQKPVAYLTCNFNRPVGDKPALFTHDEVTTLFHEFGHGIHHMLTLIDVDGVSGISGVAWDAVELPSQFMENWCWSEEALAEISGHYESGEPLPKAMLDKMLAAKNFQSGMAMVRQLEFSLFDFRLHHEYDPAAGARVQQVLDEVRQQVAVLIPPAFNRFQNGFTHIFAGGYAAGYYSYKWAEVLSADAFARFEEEGIFNEQTGRDFLHNILEKGGSEEPMTLFINFRGREPNIDALLRHSGIAA; encoded by the coding sequence ATGACTAATCCACTTCTAAGCACTCATGAGTTGCCGCCATTTTCGCAATTAAAAGCTGAACATATTCAGCCTGCGGTTGAGCATGCGATTGCCAACTGCCGCAGTAAAATCGATGAGGTATTGGCCTGTGGTGGTCCATACAGCTGGGACAATCTGGTAGCACCGTTAGAGCAAGTTGATGATGAATTAAGTCAAATCTGGTCGCCGGTGTCGCACATGAACTCAGTGGTGAGCAATGACAGCTGGCGCGCGGCGCATGATGCGTGTTTGCCGCTGTTATCGGAATACGGCACTTACGTTGGGCAACATCAAGGTTTGTATCAAGCCTACAAATCGCTGCACGAATCTGACAGTTTTGCCAGCTTAAGCAAGCCGCAGCAAACCGTGATTGAACATGCGCTGCGTGACTTTGAATTGTCGGGTATTGGCCTCGAAGATAGTCAAAAACTGCGTTATGGCGAAATTGTAAAACGCTTATCTGAACTGACCAGCAAGTTTGCCAACCAAGTGCTGGATGCGACCCACGCGTGGCACAAGCTGGTTACCGATGAAGCGGAGCTGAAAGGCTTGCCAGAATCAGCGGTAGCGACTGCCAAAGCGATGGCAGAAGCCAAAGAGAAAGAGGGCTGGTTATTCACTCTTGATATCCCATCGTATCTGCCAGTGATGATGTACAGCGATAATCGCGCGCTGCGTGAAGAGCTGTATCGTGCCTACTGCACCCGTGCCTCGGAGCAAGGGCCAAATGCTGGCGAGTTTGATAACTCACCGGTGATTGATGAAATTCTGGCGCTGCGCCATGAGTTAGCGCAACTGCTGGGTTTTGATACCTACGCAGACAAATCACTCGCCACCAAAATGGCGGAAACCCCAGCGCAGGTGATCGCCTTTTTGAATGAACTCGCGTTACGCTCCAAACCGCAAGCCAAAGCAGAATTAGCCGAGCTGAAAGCATTCGCCAAACAGCATTATGATGTGGATGAGTTAGCCGCGTGGGATATTTCGTTCTATGCCGAAAAACTCAAGCAACACACCTACGAAATCTCTCAAGAAGAGCTGCGCCCTTACTTTCCAGAAGATCGAGTGCTGAACGGCTTGTTCTACACTGTTAAACGTCTGTTCGGCATGCGCGTTGAAGAGCAACAAACCTTTGATGCATGGCACAAAGATGTGCGCTTCTTCCATATCATCGATGAAGCCGGCACTCATCGCGGCAGTTTCTTCCTTGATCTATACGCGCGTGAAGGCAAACGTGGCGGCGCTTGGATGGACGTTTGCCGTAGCCGCCGTCAAACCGCAAATGGCCTACAAAAGCCGGTGGCGTATTTGACCTGTAACTTCAACCGCCCGGTAGGCGACAAGCCGGCGCTGTTTACCCATGATGAAGTAACCACCCTGTTCCACGAATTTGGCCACGGCATTCATCATATGCTGACCTTGATTGATGTGGATGGCGTATCTGGCATCAGCGGTGTGGCTTGGGATGCGGTCGAGCTGCCAAGCCAATTTATGGAAAACTGGTGTTGGTCAGAGGAAGCCTTGGCAGAGATTTCTGGCCACTATGAGAGTGGTGAGCCACTGCCAAAAGCGATGCTGGATAAGATGCTCGCGGCGAAAAACTTCCAATCGGGCATGGCGATGGTACGCCAACTTGAGTTCTCGCTGTTTGATTTCCGTCTGCATCATGAATATGACCCAGCGGCAGGTGCAAGAGTACAGCAAGTGCTCGATGAAGTGCGTCAGCAAGTGGCGGTACTGATCCCGCCTGCGTTTAACCGTTTCCAAAACGGCTTTACCCACATCTTTGCTGGTGGCTATGCCGCAGGTTATTACAGCTATAAATGGGCTGAAGTACTATCGGCCGATGCTTTCGCTCGCTTTGAAGAAGAGGGCATTTTCAACGAGCAGACTGGGCGTGACTTCCTGCATAACATTCTGGAAAAGGGCGGTTCCGAAGAGCCAATGACCCTGTTTATTAACTTCCGTGGCCGCGAACCGAATATCGATGCCTTGCTGCGCCACTCAGGAATTGCCGCTTAA
- a CDS encoding C40 family peptidase codes for MGRRIWGLLLSCCLLGLTGCSSKPEPVAVASTQAAPSPVAVQALAAIEQQWRGVPYRFGGSSKRGIDCSAFVQLTYQQLANISLPRTTEAQATQGQAVPLSQLLSGDLVFFKTGWRSRHVGIYLSNNNFMHASTSEGVTVSSLNSPYWRDTFWQARRIVTKTP; via the coding sequence ATGGGACGTCGGATTTGGGGATTACTACTGAGCTGTTGTCTGCTGGGGTTAACCGGCTGCAGTAGCAAACCCGAACCAGTCGCCGTAGCCAGCACGCAGGCCGCTCCCTCACCTGTTGCAGTGCAGGCATTGGCGGCTATTGAACAACAGTGGCGTGGCGTGCCCTATCGCTTTGGCGGCAGCAGCAAACGCGGTATCGATTGCTCGGCCTTTGTGCAGCTAACTTACCAACAACTGGCCAATATCAGCTTACCCCGCACCACCGAAGCACAAGCGACTCAAGGGCAAGCGGTGCCGTTATCTCAATTGCTCAGCGGTGATTTAGTCTTCTTTAAAACCGGCTGGCGTAGTCGTCATGTGGGGATTTATCTGAGTAATAACAATTTCATGCATGCATCCACCAGCGAAGGCGTCACCGTGTCATCACTCAATAGTCCGTATTGGCGCGATACCTTTTGGCAAGCGCGGCGAATTGTGACCAAGACGCCGTAA
- the mog gene encoding molybdopterin adenylyltransferase, protein MGKAKIGIVTVSDRASAGVYEDLSGKAIIDTLNDYLTSEWEPVYQVIPDERDVIEATLIRMADEEGCSLVVTTGGTGPAKRDVTPEATEAVCDRMMPGFGELMRQVSLQYVPTAILSRQTAGLRADTLIVNLPGKPKSIRECLDAVFPAIPYCIDLMEGPYLECNEAVMKPFRPKK, encoded by the coding sequence ATGGGAAAAGCCAAAATCGGGATTGTCACCGTCAGCGACCGCGCCAGTGCCGGTGTCTATGAAGATCTGTCGGGCAAGGCAATTATCGATACCCTCAATGATTACCTCACCAGCGAGTGGGAACCGGTTTACCAAGTAATCCCCGATGAGCGTGACGTGATTGAAGCGACCTTGATCCGCATGGCCGATGAAGAGGGCTGCAGCTTGGTGGTCACCACGGGCGGTACTGGCCCGGCGAAACGCGATGTCACCCCAGAAGCCACTGAAGCTGTGTGTGATCGGATGATGCCAGGCTTTGGCGAACTGATGCGCCAAGTGTCGCTGCAGTACGTGCCAACCGCGATATTGTCGCGTCAGACTGCCGGATTACGTGCAGATACGCTGATTGTTAACCTTCCCGGTAAACCAAAATCGATCCGCGAATGTTTGGATGCCGTATTCCCTGCTATTCCTTACTGCATCGATTTGATGGAAGGCCCTTATTTAGAATGCAACGAAGCGGTGATGAAACCGTTCCGCCCAAAAAAATAA
- a CDS encoding sensor histidine kinase has translation MPLFQRLFGVTWRQMQAKVRYKILILTLLPILLTLVSLVFITIYWNISYTGKQLFMKVKADLTVAVNTLSSVQQNQERLLDRIKNSYEFQTYMRAAVAGDQQQLVELKRFLVEQKKAHQLDFLQLVSIDSASQDPDLRQMLPLLNDSGAHSGLMVLPAARLARIDANLPLKARLPLIATPRAHTPSHAEETRGLLSRSVLAINGSSGTPAWFLDGGTLINGDNRIVDHIRDLVYDKGTLPERSVGTVTIFLDNIRVSTNVPLKIDTLNQRIEGRALGTLVSEEVRSQVLAKGELWLDRAFVYNDWFISAYAPLEDVRGQRIGMIYTGFSEAPFIHNYLLNIIELGTILMLVLLVSGMLVYRGAYSLLQPIERIHHVVNAVQSGRNLRIGELGLESDNELSNLAEQFDNMLDLLQRRNAQIQAAAEQLEMKVEERTRSLQEKTEELERNVKLLNETRHQLVTNEKLTALGELTAGIAHEINNPTAVILGNMELMRYELGDNATVVQEEIDLVIQQVGRISTIIRSLLQYSRPGEFNAPLELQQTGPIIDEMQLLVRHSLGKQQVVLLPELHASCAVEVNRPQLLQVLINMVMNAAHAMDGKGRIWIRSRDWLQDDEIIGVKIEIEDEGCGIPEEQVGRIFDPFYTTRKDGTGLGLSLSYGLIKRLGGTIDVSSEVNKGTTFTISLRLKAQESQSLPFEGLLFDNSDNDPVDSH, from the coding sequence GTGCCGCTGTTTCAACGCTTGTTTGGTGTCACCTGGCGACAGATGCAGGCCAAGGTACGTTATAAGATCTTGATCTTAACCCTGTTGCCGATCCTGCTGACGCTGGTCAGCTTGGTGTTTATCACCATTTACTGGAATATCAGTTACACCGGCAAGCAGCTGTTTATGAAGGTAAAAGCTGACTTAACAGTCGCGGTAAACACCCTGTCTTCGGTGCAACAAAACCAAGAGCGGCTGCTGGATCGGATTAAAAACTCCTATGAGTTTCAAACCTATATGCGCGCCGCGGTTGCGGGTGATCAGCAGCAGTTAGTTGAACTCAAACGTTTCTTAGTCGAGCAAAAAAAAGCACATCAGCTCGACTTTCTGCAGCTGGTGAGTATCGATAGCGCATCGCAAGACCCGGATTTACGCCAGATGTTGCCGCTGCTCAACGACAGTGGCGCCCATTCTGGCTTAATGGTGCTCCCCGCCGCGCGACTGGCACGGATTGATGCCAATCTGCCATTAAAGGCGCGCCTGCCGCTGATTGCCACCCCGCGCGCCCATACGCCATCGCATGCTGAAGAAACTCGCGGCTTATTGAGTCGCAGTGTGTTAGCCATCAACGGTAGCAGTGGCACGCCAGCCTGGTTCCTTGATGGTGGCACGCTGATCAACGGTGATAACCGTATCGTCGACCATATTCGCGATCTGGTATACGACAAAGGCACCCTGCCGGAACGCTCCGTCGGCACAGTCACCATCTTCCTTGATAATATTCGGGTCAGCACGAACGTGCCGCTCAAAATCGATACCCTCAATCAACGTATCGAAGGCCGCGCCCTCGGCACCTTAGTGTCAGAAGAAGTACGCTCGCAGGTATTAGCCAAAGGCGAGTTATGGCTAGATCGCGCATTTGTTTACAACGACTGGTTTATCTCGGCCTATGCGCCACTGGAAGACGTTCGCGGTCAACGCATCGGTATGATCTACACGGGTTTTTCCGAAGCACCCTTCATTCATAACTATCTGCTCAACATTATCGAGCTCGGCACCATTCTGATGCTAGTGTTACTGGTGTCGGGCATGTTGGTTTATCGCGGCGCTTATAGTTTGCTGCAACCTATTGAACGGATTCACCATGTGGTTAACGCGGTGCAATCTGGGCGCAACCTGCGCATTGGTGAACTCGGGTTAGAAAGCGATAACGAACTGTCGAATCTGGCGGAGCAGTTCGACAACATGCTGGATCTGCTGCAACGGCGCAACGCGCAAATTCAAGCAGCTGCCGAACAGTTGGAAATGAAGGTTGAAGAGCGTACTCGCAGCTTGCAGGAAAAAACCGAAGAGCTAGAACGCAACGTTAAATTATTAAACGAAACCCGCCACCAGCTGGTAACCAACGAAAAACTGACTGCGCTCGGTGAATTAACAGCGGGGATTGCCCATGAGATCAATAACCCCACTGCGGTTATCCTCGGCAACATGGAGCTGATGCGCTATGAACTTGGCGATAACGCTACCGTGGTGCAAGAGGAGATCGACTTGGTGATCCAGCAGGTAGGACGGATCAGCACTATCATTCGTAGCTTGTTGCAATACAGTCGCCCAGGGGAATTTAATGCACCGCTGGAGTTGCAACAAACTGGCCCCATCATTGACGAAATGCAGTTGTTAGTACGTCACTCGCTAGGCAAACAACAGGTGGTGTTACTGCCGGAACTGCACGCCAGTTGCGCGGTAGAGGTGAATCGCCCGCAACTGCTGCAAGTGTTAATTAACATGGTGATGAACGCCGCCCACGCGATGGATGGCAAAGGCCGGATCTGGATCCGCAGTCGTGATTGGCTGCAAGACGATGAGATCATCGGGGTTAAGATTGAGATTGAAGATGAAGGCTGCGGTATTCCAGAAGAGCAAGTGGGGCGGATTTTTGATCCATTCTACACCACCCGCAAAGACGGTACTGGCTTAGGTTTGTCACTCAGTTACGGCTTAATTAAGCGTTTAGGTGGCACCATTGATGTGAGTTCTGAAGTAAATAAGGGCACGACGTTTACCATTTCACTGCGCCTCAAAGCGCAAGAAAGCCAGTCACTGCCATTTGAAGGCCTGTTATTCGACAACAGCGACAACGACCCGGTCGATAGCCACTAG
- a CDS encoding thioesterase family protein, which translates to MNLYFRLLWLFVWRLRHITQIGFLDTSRMAYRVWPSDCDINLHLTNARYPALMDIGRTYMLAEMQQLKPLLKLKWLPVVNASEFTFVKDIKPLQKFWLETRVLGWDDKYFYIEQRFVSDRGLHAIANVRGLFMCKRRKITTEELIAQVGFSGEAPMLPPSVQEWKAMLQRKKDENIV; encoded by the coding sequence ATGAACCTCTATTTTCGCTTGCTGTGGTTGTTTGTATGGCGCTTACGGCATATCACCCAGATAGGCTTTTTAGACACGAGCCGCATGGCTTATCGGGTGTGGCCGAGCGATTGCGACATCAATTTGCATCTCACCAATGCCCGCTATCCGGCGCTGATGGATATTGGTCGCACCTATATGCTGGCAGAAATGCAGCAGCTCAAGCCGCTACTTAAACTCAAATGGTTACCGGTGGTGAATGCCTCTGAATTTACCTTTGTTAAAGATATCAAGCCATTGCAGAAGTTTTGGCTGGAAACTCGCGTGCTCGGTTGGGACGATAAATACTTCTATATTGAACAGCGTTTTGTTAGCGACCGTGGTCTGCATGCCATCGCCAACGTACGAGGCTTGTTTATGTGTAAACGGCGCAAAATTACTACCGAAGAGCTGATTGCACAGGTGGGTTTTAGCGGTGAGGCACCGATGTTGCCGCCATCGGTGCAGGAATGGAAGGCGATGTTACAGCGTAAAAAGGATGAAAATATTGTTTAA